The following are encoded together in the Thermococcus sibiricus MM 739 genome:
- a CDS encoding OadG family protein: MVTWEFFLEGLYITILGVTVVFLVLSILALAMYGIGYLERALIERAKPVEAAPKPKEEKEKYVEEKPSIEPKKLAVITAAILAYVSEKNAQLRPLPFRKKPSDAWRLYGVQSQLEEVENFNYEMGAW; encoded by the coding sequence ATGGTTACTTGGGAGTTCTTCCTTGAAGGCCTTTACATTACCATTTTAGGCGTTACAGTGGTTTTTCTAGTGTTGAGTATATTGGCACTAGCAATGTACGGAATCGGTTATCTTGAAAGGGCATTGATCGAGAGGGCAAAGCCTGTTGAAGCTGCTCCTAAACCAAAAGAAGAGAAGGAAAAGTATGTTGAAGAGAAACCTTCAATTGAACCTAAAAAGCTTGCAGTGATTACTGCTGCAATTTTGGCTTATGTATCAGAGAAGAACGCTCAACTTAGACCCTTACCATTTAGGAAGAAGCCTTCCGATGCCTGGCGTTTATACGGTGTTCAATCCCAACTTGAAGAAGTTGAGAATTTCAACTATGAAATGGGGGCTTGGTGA
- a CDS encoding acetyl-CoA carboxylase biotin carboxyl carrier protein subunit encodes MKGKVKVIVDGVPYEVEVEELGVGKFKVSFDEESYEVEAKDLGIPMGALQAPAQSVSVPSTPVAVPSAPTPSAPVEVPTAPAPTAAGENVVTAPMPGKILRVLVREGDQVKVGQGLLVLEAMKMENEIPSPKDGVVKKILVKEGDTVDTGQALIELG; translated from the coding sequence ATGAAGGGAAAAGTTAAGGTCATTGTTGATGGAGTTCCTTACGAGGTTGAAGTTGAAGAACTAGGTGTAGGAAAGTTCAAAGTCAGTTTTGATGAAGAAAGTTATGAAGTTGAAGCAAAGGACCTTGGAATTCCAATGGGAGCCCTTCAAGCTCCTGCTCAAAGTGTAAGCGTACCCTCCACACCTGTAGCAGTGCCTTCGGCTCCAACTCCTTCAGCGCCGGTTGAAGTTCCCACAGCACCGGCACCAACTGCCGCTGGTGAGAATGTGGTCACTGCTCCGATGCCTGGAAAGATTTTGCGTGTTTTAGTTCGAGAGGGTGATCAAGTTAAGGTTGGCCAGGGGTTGCTTGTTTTGGAAGCCATGAAAATGGAGAATGAAATCCCCTCACCAAAAGATGGTGTTGTGAAGAAAATACTAGTGAAGGAAGGCGACACTGTAGACACTGGACAAGCACTAATAGAACTTGGGTGA